One window of the Maribacter algicola genome contains the following:
- a CDS encoding c-type cytochrome domain-containing protein has translation MMLFLTSDFTYFLGRFHPVLVHLPIGFLLLAILMEWYQRLKGRNLGHLIGYAWLLGSFGGLVSIISGWWLSDSGLYLESDLFFHRWLGVSLVVLAFIGWWLKKNWERYSVGIQTTINTLVLLLIFIEGHLGGTLTHGPDYLLEYAPSFIKNKLETKEEISKTDFTNQDSIFVYKDLIEPIFMEKCWACHNSVEKRGFLNMEHPDSLILGGENGPVLIAGNASESEVFNRVTLSQKSKKYMPPVGAPLTYSEIRLIDWWIANGADFKMKIEEGEALTPIKSVLAKTYGINTTPKPWYESVKINRADSVLITKLIDKGFSVKKLGEDNNLLDIKYNDQSLTEEKIKSLIDVADHITWLSLAKSNITDDLLNYISQFPNLTRLELERTQLTDAGIKQLSTLRHLESINLYGSNVSENCLQDLSKIPSLKRVYLWHTSVDKNIAKEFISSNPQMEIIF, from the coding sequence ATGATGCTTTTCCTTACTTCGGACTTTACCTATTTTTTGGGTCGGTTTCATCCTGTACTGGTGCACTTGCCCATTGGATTTCTTTTGCTGGCCATTTTAATGGAATGGTATCAACGACTCAAAGGAAGGAATCTTGGTCATTTAATTGGATATGCTTGGTTATTGGGAAGCTTTGGAGGTTTGGTGTCCATCATCTCTGGATGGTGGTTGAGCGATAGCGGTTTATATCTGGAAAGCGATTTGTTTTTCCATCGATGGTTGGGAGTTTCCCTGGTTGTACTCGCATTTATAGGATGGTGGCTTAAAAAAAACTGGGAACGTTATTCGGTTGGTATTCAAACCACTATAAACACACTTGTCCTTTTGTTGATTTTCATTGAAGGACACTTGGGGGGCACCCTGACCCACGGTCCGGATTATCTTTTGGAATATGCTCCATCCTTCATTAAAAACAAGCTAGAGACAAAGGAAGAAATTAGTAAAACCGATTTCACCAACCAGGATTCGATATTCGTTTATAAGGATTTAATTGAGCCAATATTTATGGAAAAGTGTTGGGCATGCCACAATTCCGTCGAAAAAAGGGGATTCTTGAATATGGAACACCCAGATTCACTGATTTTGGGTGGGGAAAACGGGCCGGTTCTGATTGCTGGAAATGCTTCTGAAAGTGAAGTTTTCAACAGGGTAACGCTATCCCAAAAAAGTAAAAAATACATGCCTCCCGTGGGGGCACCTCTCACCTATTCGGAAATTCGATTAATTGATTGGTGGATTGCCAATGGTGCTGATTTTAAAATGAAAATTGAAGAAGGAGAAGCCTTGACTCCTATAAAATCAGTATTGGCAAAAACATATGGAATCAATACGACCCCAAAACCATGGTACGAATCGGTAAAGATCAATCGGGCGGATTCGGTACTGATAACCAAGCTCATTGATAAGGGATTTTCTGTAAAAAAGCTTGGGGAAGATAATAACCTGTTGGATATAAAATACAACGACCAAAGTCTGACCGAAGAAAAAATCAAGTCTCTAATTGATGTGGCCGATCATATTACTTGGCTCTCATTGGCAAAAAGTAATATTACCGATGACCTACTCAACTATATTTCCCAATTCCCGAATCTCACAAGGCTGGAATTGGAAAGAACGCAACTTACCGATGCGGGAATAAAACAACTTTCAACCCTCCGGCATTTAGAAAGTATTAATCTATATGGATCTAATGTTTCAGAAAACTGTCTGCAAGACCTGTCCAAAATTCCAAGCCTAAAACGAGTATATCTGTGGCATACATCCGTAGATAAGAACATAGCAAAGGAATTTATTTCGAGCAACCCCCAAATGGAAATAATTTTCTAA
- the nhaD gene encoding sodium:proton antiporter NhaD produces the protein METIIIIVFLAGYLAITLEHNLKIDKLIPALAMMAILWALIALNHMPVFEVNAELRELEPTHLDEILLHHLGKTAEILVFLLGAMTIVEIIDYFDGFATIKGYIRTRSKRKLLWLFSILAFILSAIIDNLTATIVLITILQKVVNDRNTRLWFAGMIIIAANAGGAWSPIGDVTTTMLWIANKVSAAQLIEHVLVPSIVCMVVPVLIAGTYKAFKGKIDGDFETEVPKSKYGSTMLYLGLGAIIFVPFFKTVTHLPPYVGMMLSLALVATFAEIYSNKKFSISSVDGEGHDSEGHHSPVHHSLSKIELPSILFFLGILLAVAALESLGLLFHYAESLNAAIPNTDIVVMLFGVGSAVIDNVPLVAASMGMFGETMDNPLWHFIAYSAGTGGSMLIIGSAAGVVAMGMEKIDFFWYLKKITWLAFLGFVAGAGAFILIRDFILNA, from the coding sequence ATGGAAACCATTATTATTATTGTTTTTTTAGCGGGATATCTCGCGATTACCCTTGAGCATAATTTAAAAATCGATAAGCTGATTCCCGCATTGGCCATGATGGCAATATTGTGGGCTCTCATTGCCTTGAACCACATGCCCGTTTTTGAGGTAAATGCTGAATTAAGAGAATTGGAACCAACTCATTTGGATGAAATATTGCTCCATCACTTGGGCAAGACCGCTGAGATCTTGGTCTTTCTGTTAGGGGCTATGACCATCGTGGAGATAATAGATTATTTTGATGGTTTTGCTACCATTAAAGGATACATAAGGACGAGGAGCAAAAGAAAGTTGTTATGGTTGTTTTCCATTCTTGCCTTTATTCTATCCGCAATAATCGACAACCTAACGGCCACCATTGTGTTGATTACCATATTACAAAAGGTAGTAAACGATCGTAATACCAGGCTCTGGTTTGCAGGTATGATAATTATTGCCGCAAATGCAGGCGGTGCTTGGTCTCCCATAGGGGATGTAACCACGACCATGTTGTGGATTGCCAACAAGGTTTCCGCTGCGCAGCTTATAGAACATGTTTTGGTGCCTTCTATTGTGTGTATGGTAGTGCCAGTTCTTATTGCGGGAACTTACAAGGCCTTCAAGGGTAAAATTGATGGGGATTTTGAAACGGAGGTTCCCAAATCAAAATATGGATCCACCATGTTATATCTAGGTCTAGGTGCCATTATTTTTGTTCCTTTCTTTAAGACAGTAACGCACTTACCACCCTATGTAGGTATGATGTTATCACTTGCTCTTGTAGCTACGTTTGCGGAAATTTATAGTAATAAAAAATTCAGTATTTCATCCGTTGACGGAGAGGGACATGATAGTGAAGGCCACCATAGCCCTGTGCATCATTCTTTGTCCAAAATAGAATTGCCAAGTATTCTATTCTTCTTGGGAATTCTATTGGCCGTGGCGGCACTGGAGTCCTTAGGACTTTTGTTCCATTATGCAGAAAGCTTAAACGCGGCAATTCCCAATACGGATATTGTTGTCATGTTATTTGGTGTAGGGTCGGCCGTGATTGATAACGTTCCCTTGGTGGCGGCCAGTATGGGTATGTTTGGTGAGACTATGGACAACCCGCTATGGCATTTTATTGCCTACTCTGCAGGAACTGGTGGTAGTATGCTGATTATTGGTTCCGCAGCTGGTGTTGTGGCCATGGGAATGGAAAAAATAGATTTCTTCTGGTATCTCAAGAAAATTACATGGTTGGCTTTCTTGGGATTTGTAGCGGGCGCCGGCGCTTTTATTTTAATCAGGGATTTTATCCTCAACGCATAA
- a CDS encoding acyl-CoA dehydrogenase: MDFKLTEEQELIKQAARDFAQNELLPGVIERDELQKFPKEEVKKMGELGFLGMMVDPKYGGSGLDTLSYVLVMEELSKIDASSSVIVSVNNSLVCWGLETYGTEAQKEKYLPRLAAGEIIGAFCLSEPEAGSDATSQKTTAIDHGDHYLLNGTKNWITNGGTANVYLVIAQTDKEKKHRGINALIVEKDMEGFVIGPKENKLGIRGSDTHSLIFNDVKVPKENRIGVDGFGFKFAMKTLAGGRIGIAAQALGIAAGAYELALKYSKERKAFGTEISNHQAIAFKLADMHTQIQAARLLVYQAAKDKDNGENYDLSGAMAKLYASQVAMETTIEAVQIHGGNGFVKDYHVERLMRDAKITQIYEGTSEIQKIVISRSILN, from the coding sequence ATGGATTTTAAACTTACCGAAGAACAGGAACTGATTAAACAGGCCGCGCGCGATTTCGCACAAAATGAATTGCTTCCCGGAGTAATTGAAAGAGATGAGTTACAGAAATTCCCAAAGGAGGAAGTTAAAAAGATGGGAGAATTAGGCTTTTTGGGCATGATGGTAGATCCAAAATATGGAGGAAGTGGTTTGGATACACTTTCGTACGTATTGGTAATGGAGGAATTATCAAAAATTGATGCGTCATCCTCGGTAATCGTTTCCGTAAATAATTCATTGGTCTGTTGGGGCCTTGAAACCTATGGAACAGAAGCACAAAAGGAAAAATATTTGCCAAGGTTGGCTGCAGGTGAAATAATCGGTGCGTTTTGCCTCTCGGAACCAGAGGCGGGCAGCGATGCGACTTCACAAAAAACAACAGCGATAGATCATGGCGACCATTATCTTTTGAACGGTACAAAAAACTGGATAACCAACGGCGGGACGGCCAACGTATATTTGGTAATCGCCCAAACAGACAAGGAAAAAAAACATAGGGGAATCAATGCACTGATTGTTGAGAAGGACATGGAAGGATTTGTAATCGGTCCAAAGGAAAATAAACTGGGTATTAGGGGCAGTGATACACATTCATTAATCTTCAACGATGTAAAAGTACCTAAGGAAAATAGGATTGGCGTAGACGGATTTGGTTTCAAGTTTGCCATGAAAACCTTGGCTGGAGGAAGAATAGGAATTGCCGCACAAGCTTTGGGAATTGCAGCTGGAGCTTACGAGCTTGCGCTCAAATACTCGAAGGAAAGAAAGGCCTTTGGAACTGAAATCAGCAATCACCAGGCCATTGCCTTCAAGCTGGCAGATATGCACACCCAGATACAAGCGGCCAGACTTCTCGTATATCAGGCCGCGAAGGATAAAGATAACGGTGAAAATTATGATCTCTCCGGAGCCATGGCCAAATTGTATGCCTCACAGGTAGCCATGGAAACTACGATTGAAGCGGTCCAGATACATGGCGGCAATGGATTTGTAAAAGATTATCATGTGGAGCGACTGATGCGTGATGCTAAAATTACCCAGATTTACGAAGGTACCTCCGAGATACAAAAAATCGTTATTTCACGATCGATTTTAAACTAA
- a CDS encoding bifunctional folylpolyglutamate synthase/dihydrofolate synthase codes for MTYQETLDWMFDQLPMYQQKGKIAFNNKLDGILEFSEFLGNPHRNFKSIHVAGTNGKGSSSHMLASILQEAGYKVGLYTSPHLKDFRERIRINGKPVTKAFVKKFISDNRDFFDNRHLSFFEMTVGMAFRYFSQQHVDIAVVEVGLGGRLDSTNIITPEISLITNIGFDHMDMLGDTLPKIAFEKAGIIKANVPVVVSEYQDETAPVFVGVAKEKNAKLIFADQEISETYKTSLKGKYQTKNIKGVLAVIAALPNFNVHKEHIAKGLHKVIENTGLMGRWQQLGQAPNIICDTAHNKEGLKLVMEQLGDEAYDTLHIVLGFVKEKDLKSILAMFPTHAIYYFCKPNISRGLPADILMEMAKEHNLKGEVFKDVPKAYNAAKQAANTSDFIFVGGSTFVVAEVL; via the coding sequence GTGACCTATCAGGAAACCTTGGATTGGATGTTCGATCAACTTCCAATGTATCAGCAAAAAGGTAAGATTGCATTTAACAATAAATTGGATGGTATTCTCGAATTTTCAGAATTTCTGGGAAATCCACACAGGAATTTTAAGAGTATCCATGTAGCTGGAACTAATGGCAAAGGGTCCAGTAGCCATATGCTGGCATCCATACTTCAGGAAGCAGGTTATAAGGTAGGTCTTTATACTTCGCCCCATCTTAAGGACTTCAGGGAACGTATTAGGATCAATGGAAAACCGGTGACCAAAGCCTTCGTAAAAAAATTTATTTCCGACAACAGGGACTTTTTTGATAACCGTCATTTATCTTTCTTTGAGATGACCGTAGGGATGGCCTTTAGGTATTTTTCCCAGCAACATGTGGATATTGCCGTGGTTGAAGTAGGACTGGGAGGAAGATTGGACTCTACGAATATCATCACACCGGAAATTTCCTTGATAACGAATATCGGCTTTGACCATATGGATATGCTGGGGGATACCCTTCCTAAAATCGCTTTTGAGAAAGCAGGAATCATCAAGGCAAATGTTCCTGTGGTCGTTAGTGAGTATCAAGATGAGACCGCTCCGGTATTTGTAGGCGTAGCCAAAGAAAAAAATGCCAAATTGATATTTGCGGACCAAGAAATTTCCGAAACGTACAAGACATCTTTAAAAGGAAAATATCAAACTAAGAACATCAAAGGTGTTTTGGCGGTCATTGCGGCGTTGCCAAATTTTAACGTTCATAAGGAACATATTGCGAAAGGATTACACAAGGTTATCGAAAATACGGGCCTGATGGGTCGCTGGCAACAATTGGGACAAGCGCCAAATATCATATGCGATACGGCACATAACAAAGAGGGCTTGAAATTGGTAATGGAGCAGTTAGGGGATGAAGCCTATGATACTTTGCATATAGTTCTTGGTTTTGTAAAGGAAAAAGATTTAAAATCGATTCTTGCCATGTTTCCCACCCATGCGATTTATTACTTTTGCAAACCAAATATTTCACGAGGTTTGCCTGCTGATATCTTAATGGAAATGGCCAAGGAACATAATTTAAAAGGTGAAGTTTTTAAGGATGTCCCAAAGGCTTATAACGCTGCAAAACAAGCAGCTAATACATCAGATTTTATTTTTGTAGGGGGCAGTACTTTTGTGGTTGCCGAAGTTCTTTAA
- a CDS encoding cell envelope integrity protein TolA, with amino-acid sequence MAFLDTRHKKKSLTLTTLLLSILLLVLFYIGLTYMDPPIENGISVNFGTTDFGSGQVQPKERIRSEQLDTPPVEPTKQEVSETVEEVPEKVQQEVKEAPSEKVLTQEDEESIRIKQAQETKRKADAAGAEQKRKAQEAEQKAKAEAERIAQQKREAEEQARQEQEAKKKKLDELMGGLNKSDGTASGSEGDDNRAGDKGSPDGDPYATSYYGSPGSGSGTGGYGLNGRSLVSKGKVPQECNESGRVVVQIWVDKNGNVIRAEPGVKGTTNTAKCLLEPARKTAFMHKWNLDSNAPSQQVGFVVVNFKLGE; translated from the coding sequence ATGGCATTTTTAGACACGAGACACAAGAAAAAATCCTTAACACTAACAACATTGCTTTTGAGTATATTGTTGTTGGTGCTTTTCTACATTGGGCTAACGTATATGGACCCTCCAATAGAAAATGGAATTTCAGTTAATTTTGGTACTACGGATTTTGGCAGTGGACAGGTTCAACCCAAGGAACGTATAAGATCAGAGCAATTGGATACGCCTCCGGTGGAGCCTACCAAGCAAGAAGTTTCCGAAACTGTAGAAGAAGTCCCTGAAAAGGTTCAGCAAGAGGTAAAGGAAGCCCCTTCTGAAAAGGTTCTCACTCAAGAGGATGAAGAATCCATCAGGATTAAGCAAGCCCAAGAAACAAAGAGAAAGGCGGATGCCGCGGGAGCAGAGCAAAAAAGAAAAGCACAGGAAGCAGAGCAAAAAGCAAAAGCCGAAGCTGAACGGATAGCCCAACAGAAGAGGGAAGCTGAGGAACAAGCCAGACAGGAGCAAGAAGCCAAAAAGAAAAAATTGGATGAGCTTATGGGTGGACTTAATAAATCTGATGGAACGGCTTCTGGAAGTGAGGGCGATGACAACAGGGCAGGGGATAAAGGCAGTCCAGACGGTGATCCTTATGCTACTAGTTACTATGGTAGCCCAGGTTCGGGTAGCGGAACAGGAGGGTACGGCTTAAACGGTAGGTCTTTGGTAAGTAAGGGAAAAGTACCTCAAGAATGCAATGAGTCAGGTCGAGTGGTAGTGCAAATTTGGGTTGATAAGAATGGAAATGTAATTAGGGCAGAACCAGGTGTGAAGGGTACAACGAATACAGCAAAGTGTCTTTTGGAACCTGCCAGAAAAACGGCCTTTATGCACAAATGGAACCTTGATTCCAATGCCCCAAGTCAACAAGTCGGATTTGTAGTAGTGAACTTTAAATTAGGGGAGTGA
- a CDS encoding ExbD/TolR family protein produces MKLKGRNKVSPDFSMSSMTDIVFLLLIFFMLTANSPNALDLLLPKAKGKSTNTQNVSVSIDKNLQYFVNNQRINGEYIEIELKKALEGQEKPTIILRAEESVAIKEAVNVMDIANRNNYKVILAVRPN; encoded by the coding sequence ATGAAATTAAAAGGAAGGAATAAAGTTAGTCCAGACTTTAGCATGTCGTCAATGACAGATATCGTATTTCTGTTGTTGATATTTTTCATGCTAACGGCCAATTCTCCTAATGCCCTGGATTTATTATTACCAAAGGCAAAGGGAAAATCCACAAATACACAAAATGTATCCGTAAGTATTGATAAGAACTTACAGTATTTTGTGAACAATCAGAGAATAAACGGAGAGTACATTGAAATTGAATTAAAAAAGGCACTGGAAGGCCAAGAAAAACCTACGATTATTCTGAGGGCGGAAGAGAGCGTTGCCATAAAGGAGGCGGTAAACGTAATGGATATCGCCAATAGGAATAACTACAAGGTCATCTTGGCGGTGCGGCCCAACTAA
- a CDS encoding 6-bladed beta-propeller, producing the protein MKNKRRIFIKKTLAATTAGIIVPKETFGILKSRKYMDGIVGHGDFTYQVDREWGVQDPSKVPVNDCHEMVMDSQGSILMTTTGSNNDNIIVYDRSGKVLKSWGREFPGAHGLSIAGEGSDQFLFITDPETHKVHKTTLDGNIIMTLERPKEVSGYQSDEQFKPTETTILPNGEFYVADGYGENYIIHYNENGEYLNHFGGSGNGPGEFNCCHGITLDTRDGSNPTLLITSRASQEFKRFSLDGKHLETIKLPGCSICRPVIHGNNIYFAVIVTKTWDSWDGMLAVLDAENKVVSLPGGSAPQYMNNVLVEPEYDGTTFRNPHDVLIDDDGNLYVPQWASGKTYPIKLHRV; encoded by the coding sequence ATGAAAAATAAGAGACGAATATTTATAAAAAAAACGCTTGCCGCTACTACTGCAGGCATAATCGTACCTAAGGAAACTTTCGGTATTCTAAAATCCAGAAAATATATGGACGGTATTGTTGGACATGGTGATTTCACCTATCAGGTGGATAGGGAATGGGGAGTACAAGACCCATCCAAAGTACCCGTAAATGACTGCCATGAAATGGTGATGGACAGCCAGGGCAGCATTTTGATGACAACTACCGGCTCCAATAATGATAATATTATTGTTTATGACAGATCTGGTAAGGTATTGAAATCATGGGGAAGGGAATTTCCAGGAGCCCATGGACTTTCAATAGCGGGAGAGGGTAGTGACCAATTTCTTTTTATAACCGATCCTGAAACCCATAAAGTACATAAAACAACTTTGGATGGTAATATTATAATGACACTTGAGCGGCCCAAGGAAGTATCGGGTTACCAAAGTGATGAGCAATTTAAACCCACCGAAACGACCATTTTACCCAATGGAGAATTTTACGTGGCCGATGGATATGGGGAAAACTACATCATCCATTACAACGAGAATGGCGAGTACTTAAACCATTTTGGGGGAAGCGGTAACGGGCCGGGCGAATTTAATTGTTGCCACGGAATTACCCTTGATACAAGGGACGGCTCCAACCCAACACTATTAATCACTTCAAGGGCGAGTCAGGAATTCAAAAGGTTCTCTTTGGATGGAAAACATCTTGAGACAATCAAATTACCTGGATGCTCTATTTGTAGGCCGGTTATTCATGGCAATAATATCTATTTTGCAGTCATAGTGACCAAGACCTGGGATTCTTGGGACGGTATGCTAGCCGTTTTGGACGCTGAAAACAAGGTAGTCTCCTTACCTGGCGGTAGTGCTCCACAATACATGAACAATGTGCTGGTAGAACCCGAATATGACGGCACTACCTTTAGAAATCCGCACGACGTTCTAATCGATGATGACGGTAATCTCTATGTTCCGCAATGGGCTTCGGGAAAAACGTATCCAATTAAACTTCACAGGGTTTAA
- a CDS encoding MotA/TolQ/ExbB proton channel family protein, producing the protein MLLSQDLPQDPTTGEILSEEKTLSVMDLVFNGGTGSVIIITVLFLMLGVALYIYFERLLAVNAASKIDKNFMNQIRDHVTSGKLEAAKILCAQTDSPVARLTEKGISRIGKPLDDINTAIENAGTLEVYKLEKNVSVLATVAGAAPMIGFLGTVIGMILAFHEMASSGGQAEMGSLASGIYTAMTTTVAGLIVGIIAYMGYNHLVNRTDKVVHKMEANAVEFLDLLNEPL; encoded by the coding sequence ATGTTATTATCACAAGATTTGCCTCAAGATCCAACCACTGGTGAAATACTATCTGAAGAAAAAACACTTTCTGTCATGGATCTTGTTTTTAATGGAGGTACGGGCAGTGTTATTATTATTACCGTTCTCTTTTTGATGTTGGGAGTTGCCCTTTACATTTATTTTGAGCGGCTTTTAGCAGTAAATGCGGCTTCTAAGATTGACAAGAATTTCATGAACCAAATTAGGGATCATGTAACTTCCGGAAAATTGGAAGCGGCCAAAATTCTATGTGCCCAGACGGATTCCCCAGTGGCCAGATTGACTGAAAAAGGAATTTCCCGCATTGGGAAACCCTTGGATGATATCAATACCGCCATTGAGAATGCTGGTACACTGGAAGTGTATAAACTGGAAAAAAATGTAAGTGTTTTGGCCACAGTTGCCGGGGCCGCACCAATGATTGGTTTCTTGGGAACCGTGATCGGTATGATTTTGGCATTCCATGAAATGGCAAGTAGCGGAGGCCAGGCAGAAATGGGCTCTTTGGCCTCTGGAATATATACTGCCATGACGACTACCGTTGCAGGTTTGATCGTGGGTATTATCGCCTATATGGGTTACAACCATTTGGTGAACAGAACGGATAAGGTGGTCCATAAAATGGAAGCAAATGCCGTAGAGTTTCTGGATTTATTGAACGAACCACTTTAA